One part of the Mesorhizobium sp. M4B.F.Ca.ET.058.02.1.1 genome encodes these proteins:
- a CDS encoding AraC family transcriptional regulator has product MTFRQRKNTAAIPRTVPSFEHIVTEASDSFLWRLDDYPWERNVWNFHPEYEIHLLRKSSGVALVGDHIGEFGPGYLAIVGGGLPHDWVTAVQPGELIEGRDIVLQFDPQRLRGSAGLLPELRELEPFLERSLRGMVFHGQTAIDGAALLERMGTVHGLPRLCLFLELVDLLASTDEYELLSSPDFSPLLDAQSLDIIQRTLTYLFQHFAEDLKLPDVAELAGMSESTFSRFFQKNTGNSFSDHLAKLRLWQACKLLSDTEIPITDICFQVGYMNISNFNRAFLRKHKMTPSSYRKLSRHRLAMRA; this is encoded by the coding sequence ATGACGTTCAGACAAAGGAAAAATACCGCCGCGATCCCGCGCACCGTGCCCTCCTTCGAGCATATCGTCACCGAAGCGAGCGACAGTTTCCTATGGCGTCTGGACGACTATCCGTGGGAACGCAATGTCTGGAACTTCCATCCGGAATACGAAATCCATTTGCTCAGGAAATCGTCGGGCGTGGCGCTGGTGGGCGATCATATCGGCGAGTTCGGGCCGGGTTACCTGGCGATCGTCGGCGGTGGCCTGCCGCATGACTGGGTGACCGCCGTGCAGCCCGGCGAGCTGATCGAAGGGCGCGATATCGTGCTGCAGTTCGATCCGCAGCGGCTGCGCGGCTCGGCGGGCCTGCTGCCGGAGCTGCGCGAGTTGGAGCCGTTCCTGGAGCGGTCGCTGCGCGGCATGGTCTTCCACGGACAGACGGCAATCGACGGCGCCGCGCTGCTGGAACGGATGGGCACGGTGCACGGGCTGCCACGGCTCTGCCTGTTCCTCGAGCTGGTCGACCTCTTGGCCAGCACCGATGAATACGAGCTGTTGTCGTCGCCCGATTTCTCGCCGCTGCTCGACGCCCAATCGCTCGACATCATCCAGCGCACGCTGACCTATCTGTTCCAGCACTTCGCCGAGGACCTGAAGCTGCCGGATGTGGCGGAGCTGGCCGGGATGAGCGAAAGCACATTCTCGCGCTTCTTCCAGAAGAACACAGGCAACAGCTTCAGCGACCACCTGGCCAAGCTCAGGCTCTGGCAAGCCTGCAAGCTGCTTTCCGACACCGAGATCCCGATCACCGATATCTGCTTCCAGGTCGGCTACATGAACATCTCCAACTTTAACCGCGCCTTCCTGCGCAAGCACAAGATGACGCCGTCATCCTACCGCAAGCTGTCGCGGCATCGGCTGGCGATGCGGGCCTGA
- a CDS encoding sugar ABC transporter permease, whose translation MRRRSSLPVTFLVPTLAILLVLSMVPTLYAIVIALQNRELSSPGYSWVWFSNFAELFLDRRFLNAVWVSVKWEIVTVVATMVVAIGLGVLMFEVASPRLRNIYCLLFIIPVLLPRVSAAFVWKFAYHPLYGIATYPYRLVTGGLIFDPLSKASTALFAVASVDVWQWGLFFAVIILKLLETLPPQPIEAARLDHAKRWQIHTYVTLPMLKAPLISLMFVKMIESLRSFDLIYVMTRGGPGVATETLDMYAFSQGFIESGKVSYASAMAVLMMIATVITFTLLWKRVQA comes from the coding sequence ATGCGCCGACGCTCTTCCCTGCCCGTCACATTTCTTGTCCCGACGCTCGCCATCCTGCTGGTGCTGTCGATGGTGCCGACGCTCTACGCCATCGTCATCGCCCTGCAGAACCGCGAGCTGAGTTCGCCGGGCTATTCCTGGGTGTGGTTCTCGAATTTCGCCGAGCTTTTCCTCGACCGCCGCTTCCTCAACGCCGTCTGGGTCTCGGTCAAATGGGAGATCGTCACCGTCGTGGCGACCATGGTGGTTGCGATCGGGCTCGGCGTGCTGATGTTCGAAGTGGCGTCGCCGCGGCTGCGCAACATCTATTGCCTGCTGTTCATCATCCCGGTGCTTTTGCCGCGTGTCTCGGCGGCCTTCGTGTGGAAGTTCGCCTACCATCCGCTCTATGGCATCGCCACCTATCCCTACCGGCTGGTCACCGGCGGACTGATCTTCGATCCGCTCTCCAAGGCCTCGACCGCGCTGTTCGCAGTCGCCTCGGTCGATGTCTGGCAATGGGGGCTGTTCTTCGCCGTCATCATACTGAAGTTGCTTGAAACCTTGCCGCCGCAGCCGATCGAGGCGGCGCGGCTCGACCATGCCAAGCGCTGGCAGATCCACACCTATGTGACGCTGCCGATGCTCAAGGCGCCGCTGATCAGCCTGATGTTCGTCAAGATGATCGAGTCGCTGCGCTCCTTCGACCTGATCTATGTGATGACGCGCGGCGGGCCGGGCGTCGCGACCGAGACGCTCGATATGTATGCCTTCTCGCAAGGCTTCATCGAGTCCGGCAAAGTCTCCTACGCCTCGGCGATGGCCGTGCTGATGATGATCGCCACGGTCATCACCTTCACGCTGCTGTGGAAGCGGGTGCAGGCATGA
- a CDS encoding ABC transporter permease — MTATWLRRLYFTVIALFLAAPLIVVAGVSVNSRQELTFPPVGFSAAWYAQIFTDPEWRLALIHSVTLAVCSAAIAVAIALPLAWFLWRRIAPWANIFQVLGLAPFILPPVITALGFLSFWATVGLFGQFFTAIISHAIFFVTLPLVTLSLGFASIDRSLVEAAATMGADDRKVLKTVVLPLILPYLVSGYAFAFVLSLNEYIVAYMTIGFTTETLPIKIFNALRYGYTPTMAAVSVFFVAVASLVFGSIARFGDIRRLLGAMSSDGN; from the coding sequence ATGACCGCAACCTGGCTTCGCCGTCTCTACTTCACCGTCATCGCGCTGTTCCTGGCGGCGCCCCTCATCGTCGTTGCCGGTGTCTCGGTCAATTCGCGCCAGGAGCTGACCTTCCCGCCGGTCGGCTTCTCGGCTGCCTGGTACGCGCAGATCTTCACCGATCCGGAATGGCGGCTGGCGCTGATCCATTCGGTGACGCTCGCCGTCTGCTCGGCGGCGATCGCGGTGGCCATCGCGCTGCCGCTTGCCTGGTTCCTGTGGCGGCGCATCGCGCCATGGGCGAACATCTTCCAGGTGTTGGGGCTGGCGCCCTTCATCCTGCCGCCGGTCATCACGGCGCTCGGCTTCTTGAGCTTCTGGGCGACGGTCGGGCTTTTCGGCCAGTTCTTCACCGCCATCATCAGCCACGCGATCTTCTTCGTGACGCTGCCGCTGGTGACGCTGTCACTGGGCTTCGCCTCGATCGACCGCTCGCTGGTCGAGGCGGCGGCGACGATGGGCGCCGACGACCGCAAGGTGCTGAAGACGGTGGTGCTGCCGCTGATCCTGCCCTATCTCGTCTCCGGCTACGCCTTCGCCTTCGTGCTGTCGCTCAACGAGTATATCGTTGCCTACATGACGATCGGCTTCACCACCGAGACATTGCCGATCAAGATCTTCAACGCGCTGCGCTACGGCTACACGCCGACGATGGCCGCGGTGTCCGTGTTCTTCGTCGCGGTGGCGTCGCTGGTGTTCGGCTCGATCGCCAGGTTCGGCGACATCCGCAGGCTGCTCGGCGCCATGTCTTCCGACGGCAACTGA
- a CDS encoding carbohydrate ABC transporter permease — translation MKQYRIRPGRLIAKAILALAGFLAVFPLVWTALNALKNNVDIITRVPRLVFTPTLANIAYILGRDSVLTGLYNSVVACGAAVLIGIVLALPAAYAVARYPNRFAGDIQFFVLSLRFLPPVAVAIPLMVIWLQVGFYDTLPALIVTYSQLTISVIMWLAIPAFQSVPKEIEEAAFVDGYGAYSVFWRIALPVAARSLAGAIAFSFVLVWNEFLIALMLSSSNAKTLPIVASELSQQGMNVPWGILNASVVLLSLPPLLFLGVLSGFLNSVFRQKKT, via the coding sequence ATGAAGCAATATCGGATAAGACCGGGCCGCCTGATCGCCAAGGCCATCCTGGCGCTGGCCGGATTCCTCGCCGTGTTTCCGCTCGTCTGGACGGCGCTCAATGCGCTGAAGAACAATGTCGACATCATCACGCGGGTGCCGCGCCTGGTGTTCACGCCGACGCTTGCCAACATCGCCTACATTCTCGGCCGCGACAGCGTCTTGACCGGGCTCTACAACTCGGTCGTGGCCTGCGGTGCGGCGGTGCTGATCGGCATCGTGCTCGCCCTGCCGGCGGCCTATGCGGTGGCGCGCTATCCCAACCGCTTCGCCGGCGACATCCAGTTCTTCGTCTTGTCGCTGCGCTTCCTGCCGCCGGTGGCGGTGGCGATTCCGCTGATGGTGATCTGGCTGCAGGTCGGGTTCTACGACACGCTGCCGGCATTGATCGTCACCTATTCGCAGCTCACCATCTCGGTGATCATGTGGCTCGCCATTCCGGCCTTCCAAAGCGTGCCGAAGGAGATCGAAGAAGCGGCCTTCGTCGACGGCTACGGCGCCTATTCGGTGTTCTGGCGCATCGCGCTGCCGGTCGCCGCGCGCTCGCTCGCCGGCGCCATCGCGTTCAGCTTCGTGCTGGTCTGGAACGAGTTCCTGATCGCGCTGATGCTGTCCAGCTCCAACGCCAAGACGCTGCCGATCGTCGCTTCGGAACTGTCGCAGCAAGGCATGAACGTGCCGTGGGGCATCCTCAACGCCTCGGTCGTGTTGCTGTCGCTGCCGCCGCTGCTGTTCCTCGGCGTGCTCAGCGGCTTCCTGAATTCCGTTTTCCGGCAAAAGAAGACTTGA
- a CDS encoding ABC transporter ATP-binding protein, whose product MSGLNINAITKKFGNFAAVDNVQLNVPHGTFVCLLGPSGCGKTTLLRMIAGLEEPTSGAIVLDGEDITPLPTHKRNLGMVFQSLALFPHLSVGDNISYALRIRGASREEQKKRVDELLTLIHLAGFADRPVAKLSGGQRQRVAIARALALSPKLFLLDEPLSALDAKLREAMQVELRQLQQRLGITTIVVTHDQREAMTMADLVVVMGHGKILQAAPPIEIYRKPADAFVADFIGITNLLPVEVDSAGRTTILGTAIPGLAMPAGLRKASVSIRPEDVHLGDPGGAGLTGEVSFVRDLGGTIETFIEVGGTSIVAVTTPRERHDAPVGAKVGVVLPPESCVVLGS is encoded by the coding sequence ATGTCCGGATTGAACATCAACGCCATCACCAAGAAATTCGGCAATTTCGCCGCCGTCGACAATGTGCAGCTCAACGTGCCGCATGGCACTTTCGTGTGCCTGCTCGGCCCGTCGGGCTGCGGCAAGACCACGCTGCTGCGCATGATCGCCGGGCTGGAGGAACCGACCAGCGGCGCCATCGTGCTCGACGGCGAGGACATCACGCCGCTGCCGACGCACAAGCGCAATCTCGGCATGGTGTTCCAGTCGCTGGCGCTGTTTCCGCATCTGTCGGTCGGCGACAACATCTCTTATGCGCTGCGCATCCGTGGCGCCTCCAGGGAAGAGCAGAAGAAGCGGGTCGACGAGTTGCTGACGCTGATCCATCTGGCGGGCTTCGCAGACCGGCCCGTTGCCAAGCTTTCGGGCGGCCAGCGCCAGCGCGTGGCGATTGCCCGCGCGCTCGCCCTGTCGCCGAAACTGTTCCTGCTCGACGAGCCGCTGTCGGCGCTAGACGCCAAATTACGCGAGGCGATGCAGGTGGAACTGCGCCAGCTGCAGCAGCGGCTCGGTATCACCACCATCGTCGTCACCCACGACCAGCGCGAGGCGATGACCATGGCCGATCTGGTCGTCGTCATGGGCCACGGCAAGATATTGCAGGCGGCGCCGCCAATCGAGATCTACCGCAAGCCGGCCGACGCCTTCGTCGCCGACTTCATCGGCATCACCAACCTGTTGCCGGTCGAGGTCGACAGCGCCGGGCGCACCACCATCCTCGGCACCGCCATTCCGGGCCTCGCCATGCCGGCGGGGTTGCGCAAAGCTTCTGTGTCGATCCGTCCCGAGGACGTGCATCTTGGCGACCCTGGCGGTGCCGGCCTCACCGGCGAGGTGAGCTTCGTGCGCGACCTCGGCGGCACAATCGAGACCTTCATCGAGGTGGGCGGAACCAGCATCGTCGCGGTGACGACGCCGCGCGAGCGGCACGACGCGCCGGTTGGCGCCAAGGTCGGCGTCGTGCTGCCGCCGGAAAGCTGCGTGGTGCTCGGCTCATGA
- a CDS encoding NAD(P)-dependent alcohol dehydrogenase has protein sequence MQALVLEKKGELSLREIALPLDVGPDDVRIAIHTVGVCGSDVHYYTHGAIGSYIVRQPMVLGHEASGTIVEVGANVASLKVGDRVCMEPGVPNLSSRATKLGIYNVDPDVRFWATPPVHGVLAPFAVHPAAFTYRLPDNVSFAEGAMVEPFAIGMQAAARARIVPGDVAVVVGCGPIGIMIALAALAGGCSKVLISDFSAPKLKIAAQYQGIMPVNIGEQSLVDAVAAATGGWGADIVFEASGNPKAFANLFDIVRPGGAVVLVGLPVEPVSLDVPAAISKEARIETVFRYANIFDRALQLIASGKVDLKPLITGTYDFLDSIKAFERAAAGKPQDVKLQILLTGEKG, from the coding sequence ATGCAGGCACTGGTACTTGAGAAAAAGGGCGAACTGTCGCTGCGCGAGATCGCGCTGCCGCTCGACGTCGGACCGGACGACGTCAGGATCGCCATTCACACCGTCGGCGTCTGCGGCAGCGACGTGCATTACTACACGCACGGCGCCATCGGCAGCTACATCGTGCGCCAGCCCATGGTGCTCGGCCATGAGGCGTCAGGCACGATCGTCGAGGTCGGCGCCAACGTCGCGAGCCTGAAGGTCGGCGACCGCGTCTGCATGGAGCCCGGCGTGCCGAACCTGTCGTCGCGCGCGACGAAGCTCGGCATCTACAATGTCGATCCGGACGTGCGTTTCTGGGCGACGCCGCCGGTGCATGGCGTGCTTGCGCCTTTCGCAGTGCATCCGGCGGCCTTCACCTACAGGCTGCCGGACAATGTCTCCTTCGCCGAAGGCGCCATGGTCGAGCCCTTCGCCATCGGCATGCAGGCAGCGGCGCGGGCGCGCATCGTGCCCGGCGATGTCGCCGTTGTCGTCGGCTGCGGTCCGATCGGCATCATGATCGCGCTTGCCGCATTGGCCGGCGGTTGCTCGAAGGTGCTGATCTCCGATTTCTCGGCGCCCAAGCTGAAGATCGCCGCGCAGTATCAAGGCATCATGCCGGTCAATATCGGCGAGCAGTCGCTGGTCGACGCCGTCGCGGCCGCGACCGGCGGTTGGGGCGCCGACATCGTATTCGAAGCCAGCGGCAACCCGAAGGCCTTCGCCAATTTGTTCGACATCGTGCGGCCAGGCGGCGCGGTGGTGCTGGTCGGACTGCCGGTGGAACCGGTCAGCCTCGACGTGCCGGCGGCGATCTCGAAGGAGGCGCGCATCGAGACGGTGTTCCGCTACGCCAACATCTTCGACCGCGCCCTGCAGTTGATCGCTTCCGGCAAGGTCGACCTCAAGCCGCTGATCACCGGCACCTATGATTTCTTAGACAGCATCAAGGCGTTCGAGCGGGCGGCGGCAGGCAAACCGCAGGACGTCAAGCTGCAGATCCTGCTTACCGGCGAGAAGGGCTGA
- a CDS encoding extracellular solute-binding protein, whose amino-acid sequence MKSTRLAASLGAAFVLTASASTMALAQAPVCSAPVKVLAQPRDGLTLLEDSKDEFKKLSGAGFQIDYLNENDRRAKSRADASTVGNYNVYYVDEANVALFASSGWIAPLADYYPAEYDFADFDPGRQKVATYDGKVWFAPLTGGGDLMVYRKDILEAAGIQPPKTLDDLLADVPKLTNADKGMYGIALRGARGSGANVWRWMPYFKAYGGKWFDGDKPAFNSDAAVKATETYLKLFKDSAPGTQTGSWDESTGAFLSGQVAILVESTPLSGMAVDPKTSQVVGKVGFLPPPAPLPGGGYGHGLAIATKANPDDASKKCAGLFVAWATSKENEKRRLDAHQFGELNRTSILSSKEFADIYGADLGQALAETGKVTAVNFWQDPRWPDLGDRWGIILEELVTGTRTDIKGSLNELEAYANELVKKK is encoded by the coding sequence ATGAAATCAACTCGGCTCGCTGCCAGCCTGGGCGCAGCTTTCGTGCTTACCGCATCCGCTTCAACGATGGCGCTGGCACAGGCGCCGGTCTGCTCGGCGCCGGTCAAGGTGCTGGCGCAGCCGCGCGACGGACTGACGCTGCTGGAGGACTCCAAGGACGAGTTCAAGAAGCTCTCCGGCGCCGGCTTCCAGATCGACTACCTCAACGAGAACGACCGCCGGGCAAAGTCGCGCGCCGATGCGTCCACCGTCGGCAACTACAACGTCTACTATGTCGACGAAGCCAATGTCGCGCTGTTCGCGTCGTCCGGCTGGATCGCGCCGCTCGCCGATTATTATCCGGCCGAATACGACTTCGCCGACTTCGATCCGGGCCGGCAGAAGGTCGCCACCTATGACGGCAAGGTCTGGTTCGCGCCGCTGACCGGCGGCGGCGACCTGATGGTCTATCGCAAGGACATTCTGGAGGCCGCCGGCATCCAGCCGCCGAAGACACTGGACGATCTGCTCGCCGACGTGCCGAAGCTGACCAATGCCGACAAAGGCATGTACGGCATCGCGCTGCGCGGCGCGCGCGGCTCGGGCGCCAATGTCTGGCGCTGGATGCCCTACTTCAAGGCCTATGGCGGCAAGTGGTTCGACGGCGACAAGCCGGCTTTCAATTCGGACGCCGCGGTCAAGGCGACCGAGACCTACCTCAAGCTGTTCAAGGATTCGGCGCCCGGCACGCAGACCGGCAGCTGGGATGAATCGACCGGCGCCTTCCTCTCCGGCCAGGTCGCTATCCTCGTCGAATCGACGCCGCTGTCGGGCATGGCGGTCGATCCGAAAACCTCGCAGGTGGTCGGCAAGGTCGGCTTCCTGCCGCCGCCCGCGCCACTGCCTGGCGGCGGCTACGGCCATGGCCTCGCCATCGCGACGAAGGCCAATCCGGACGACGCCTCGAAGAAGTGCGCCGGCTTGTTCGTCGCCTGGGCGACATCGAAGGAGAACGAGAAGCGCCGGCTCGACGCGCACCAGTTCGGCGAGCTCAACCGCACCAGCATCCTGTCCAGCAAGGAATTCGCCGACATCTACGGCGCCGATCTCGGCCAGGCGCTGGCCGAAACCGGCAAGGTGACGGCGGTGAACTTCTGGCAGGATCCGCGCTGGCCGGATCTCGGCGACCGCTGGGGCATCATCCTCGAAGAGCTGGTCACCGGCACGCGAACCGACATCAAGGGCAGCCTCAACGAGCTCGAGGCCTACGCCAACGAGCTGGTGAAGAAGAAGTAG
- a CDS encoding ABC transporter permease — MRREAPKSVADYTPLFFPGLMLIIFFVVPFSTMIAVSFFKRNPSGFYTPDFVIDNYARFLSVFFGGVLGFSLMLAVLVAVCCVAIGFPFTYLLTRRPRRVQTLWLVGLLSVLSLSEVIIGFAWSTLFSHTAGITNLFVAIGLMDKPVALLPTFGAVLTGMVYQALPYTILVLYPALVRLDPTLLEAARTLGASPVKAFFNVVAPALRNTIVATLIMVFVFALGSYLLPQILGRPQHWTLSVLITDQAIYQSNMPFAAAMAVFLVLISLALVGMTLLVGRRENAL; from the coding sequence ATGAGACGCGAAGCTCCCAAGTCGGTAGCCGACTACACGCCGCTCTTCTTTCCGGGCCTGATGCTCATCATCTTCTTTGTCGTGCCATTCTCGACGATGATCGCGGTGAGCTTCTTCAAGCGCAATCCGTCCGGCTTCTACACACCGGATTTCGTCATCGACAATTACGCGCGCTTCCTGTCGGTCTTCTTCGGCGGCGTGCTCGGCTTTTCGCTGATGCTGGCGGTGCTGGTCGCCGTCTGCTGCGTGGCGATTGGCTTCCCTTTCACCTACCTCCTAACCAGGCGGCCGCGCCGCGTGCAGACGCTGTGGCTGGTCGGCCTGCTGTCGGTGCTGTCGCTGTCGGAAGTCATCATCGGCTTTGCCTGGTCGACGCTGTTCTCGCACACGGCGGGCATCACCAACCTGTTCGTGGCGATCGGGCTGATGGACAAGCCGGTGGCGCTGCTGCCGACTTTCGGCGCGGTGCTGACCGGCATGGTCTACCAGGCGCTGCCCTACACGATCCTGGTGCTCTATCCAGCGCTCGTCCGGCTCGACCCGACCCTGCTGGAGGCGGCGCGCACGCTCGGCGCCTCGCCGGTCAAGGCCTTCTTCAACGTCGTCGCGCCGGCGCTCCGCAACACCATCGTGGCGACGCTGATCATGGTCTTCGTCTTCGCGCTCGGCTCCTATCTGTTGCCGCAGATCCTCGGGCGGCCGCAACACTGGACGCTTTCGGTGCTGATCACCGACCAGGCGATCTACCAGTCCAACATGCCCTTCGCGGCGGCGATGGCGGTGTTCCTGGTACTGATCTCGCTGGCGCTTGTCGGCATGACACTGCTCGTCGGACGCAGGGAGAACGCGCTATGA
- a CDS encoding MATE family efflux transporter, which translates to MSAIEAGARAPENLWRQEIRATLALAWPMVLTNLGQTAMTATDVMMMGRLGPDTLAAGALGANLYFMPLIFGLGLMLATSPMMATELGRRRHSVRDLRRTVRQGLWLAILISIPIWVFLWHGESVLLAMGQEPRLAHQAGIYLRWLEWAVLPFYGYIVLRSFISALERPGWALVIVFVAVACNAFFNWVFMFGNLGVAAMGISGSGLATSLSSTLMFAGLAAVVMLEQKFRRYHLFGRFWRSDWPRFKGLLRLGLPIAGILAFEVTIFNAAALLMGLIDADSLAAHAIAIQIASISFMVPLGLNQAVTVRVGLAHGAGNPEGVSRAGWTAFVIGVSFMALMGLVMILWPHLLISAFIDLTDPANARVIALAVSFLVFAALFQIFDGAQAVTAGMLRGLHDTKVPMIYAAIGYWGVGLPLGVLLAFDFGFNGVGIWIGLSSGLAVVAALLLARWLRRDRITPALSYGH; encoded by the coding sequence ATGTCTGCGATCGAAGCCGGCGCTCGCGCGCCGGAAAATCTTTGGCGTCAGGAAATCAGGGCGACGCTGGCGCTTGCCTGGCCGATGGTGCTGACCAATCTCGGCCAAACCGCCATGACCGCGACCGACGTCATGATGATGGGCCGGCTGGGGCCGGACACGCTGGCAGCCGGCGCGCTCGGCGCCAACCTCTATTTCATGCCGCTGATCTTCGGTCTCGGCCTGATGCTGGCGACCTCGCCGATGATGGCGACCGAGCTCGGTCGCCGCCGCCATTCGGTGCGCGACCTGCGCCGCACCGTGCGCCAGGGCCTGTGGCTGGCGATCCTGATCTCGATCCCGATCTGGGTCTTCCTCTGGCACGGCGAGAGCGTGCTTCTGGCCATGGGCCAGGAGCCCAGGCTGGCGCATCAGGCCGGCATCTATCTGCGCTGGCTGGAATGGGCGGTGCTGCCCTTCTACGGCTATATCGTGCTGCGTTCCTTCATCTCGGCGCTGGAGCGGCCGGGCTGGGCGCTGGTCATCGTCTTCGTCGCCGTCGCCTGCAACGCCTTCTTCAACTGGGTGTTCATGTTCGGCAATCTCGGCGTCGCGGCGATGGGCATTTCCGGCTCTGGCCTCGCCACGTCGCTGTCCAGCACGCTGATGTTCGCCGGTTTGGCGGCGGTGGTGATGCTCGAGCAGAAATTCCGCCGCTACCACCTGTTCGGCCGCTTCTGGCGCTCCGACTGGCCGCGCTTCAAGGGTCTGCTCAGGCTCGGCCTGCCGATCGCCGGCATCCTCGCTTTCGAGGTGACGATCTTCAACGCCGCGGCCCTGCTGATGGGTCTGATCGATGCGGACTCACTGGCCGCGCACGCCATCGCGATCCAGATCGCCTCGATCTCCTTCATGGTGCCGCTCGGCCTCAACCAGGCCGTCACGGTGCGCGTCGGCCTGGCTCATGGCGCCGGCAATCCGGAAGGCGTTTCCCGCGCCGGCTGGACGGCCTTTGTCATCGGCGTTTCCTTCATGGCGCTGATGGGGCTGGTGATGATCCTGTGGCCGCACCTCCTGATCAGCGCCTTCATCGATCTGACCGATCCGGCCAATGCCAGGGTGATCGCGCTTGCCGTCTCCTTCCTGGTCTTCGCCGCGCTATTCCAGATCTTCGACGGCGCGCAGGCGGTGACGGCCGGCATGCTGCGCGGCCTGCACGACACCAAGGTGCCGATGATCTATGCCGCGATCGGATATTGGGGCGTCGGCCTGCCGCTTGGCGTGCTGCTCGCCTTCGATTTCGGCTTCAACGGCGTCGGCATCTGGATCGGCCTGTCGTCTGGACTGGCGGTGGTGGCCGCACTTCTGCTGGCGCGCTGGCTGCGGCGCGACCGCATCACGCCGGCGCTGTCCTACGGGCATTGA
- the ugpC gene encoding sn-glycerol-3-phosphate ABC transporter ATP-binding protein UgpC produces the protein MSAIVCSHVDKAYGATTVIRDLNLSIEEHEFVVFLGPSGCGKSTLLRMLAGLEDITGGEVSIGGKVVNDLEPGDRGIAMVFQNYALYPHMTIFDNIAFGLRRQKVAAAEIRKRVEAVASTLGLEPYLGRKPTELSGGQQQRVAIARAMIKTPKVFLFDEPLSNLDAKLRNHMRIEIARLHQSLKTTTVYVTHDQLEAMTLADRIVLLKDGVIEQVGSPAEIYRRPDNLFVAGFIGTPNMNFVEVAIGRAGNGWTLTGAGTVLSIDGSGFHLQHGDRAMLGIRPPDLKTAGADGRSLLQGTADLIEFHGNDALVTFGSGGREISALVPARECPALRTPVRYTFDEESIHLFDATSGASLRKPERNGSLLS, from the coding sequence ATGTCCGCAATCGTCTGCTCCCATGTCGACAAGGCCTATGGCGCAACCACCGTCATCCGCGACCTCAACCTCAGCATTGAGGAGCATGAATTCGTCGTGTTCCTGGGGCCGTCCGGCTGCGGCAAGTCCACGCTGCTCAGGATGCTCGCCGGGCTGGAGGACATCACTGGCGGCGAGGTGTCGATCGGCGGCAAGGTGGTCAACGACCTCGAGCCCGGCGACCGCGGCATCGCCATGGTGTTCCAGAACTACGCGCTCTATCCGCACATGACGATCTTCGACAACATCGCCTTCGGGCTCAGGCGACAGAAAGTGGCGGCGGCCGAGATCAGGAAACGGGTCGAGGCGGTTGCCAGCACGCTTGGGCTGGAACCCTATCTCGGCCGCAAGCCGACCGAGCTCTCCGGCGGCCAGCAGCAGCGCGTGGCAATCGCACGCGCGATGATCAAGACGCCCAAGGTGTTCCTGTTCGACGAGCCCCTGTCCAACCTCGATGCCAAGCTGCGCAATCACATGCGCATCGAGATCGCAAGGCTGCACCAGTCGTTGAAGACGACGACGGTCTACGTCACCCACGACCAGCTCGAGGCGATGACGCTGGCCGACCGCATCGTGCTGCTCAAGGACGGCGTCATCGAGCAGGTCGGCTCGCCAGCCGAGATCTATCGCCGGCCGGACAATCTGTTCGTGGCCGGCTTCATCGGCACGCCGAACATGAATTTCGTCGAGGTGGCGATCGGCCGGGCCGGAAATGGCTGGACGCTGACCGGCGCCGGAACGGTACTTTCAATAGACGGCTCGGGTTTCCATCTCCAGCACGGTGATCGCGCCATGCTCGGCATCCGGCCTCCCGACCTGAAGACGGCCGGCGCCGATGGCCGGAGCCTCTTGCAGGGCACCGCCGATCTCATCGAATTCCATGGTAACGACGCGCTGGTGACGTTCGGCTCTGGCGGCAGGGAGATCAGCGCGCTGGTGCCGGCCCGCGAATGCCCGGCCTTGCGCACGCCGGTCCGCTACACATTCGACGAGGAAAGCATCCACCTCTTCGACGCGACTTCGGGCGCATCGCTACGCAAGCCGGAACGAAACGGCAGCCTGCTCAGCTGA